Proteins encoded by one window of Chryseobacterium sp. POL2:
- the glmS gene encoding glutamine--fructose-6-phosphate transaminase (isomerizing), with translation MCGIVGYTGFRDAYDIVISGLRRLEYRGYDSAGIVLENKNNDFEVQKTKGKVDDLVAISESMKGTSHIGMGHTRWATHGVPSDRNSHPHLSNDGKIALVHNGIIENYDTIKTMLVGNGFEFKSETDTEVLVNLIQYFTDKNPSADFASSVRAALNEVYGAYAITVMHEDFPGELIVARLGSPLAIGLGENEFFIASDASPFVEYTKEAVYLEEGHMATISLEKGVNIYTIKDNEKIEPAIQELRLNLEQIEKGGYEHFMLKEIFEQPKSILDTMRGRLLVNEGIIKMAGIWDHLDRINKAERIIIIACGTSWHAGLIGEYLIEEFARIPVEVEYASEFRYRNPIIGPKDVVIAISQSGETADTMAAIKLAKEKGAFVYGICNVVDSSIARVTDAGSYTHAGPEIGVASTKAFTAQLTILSLIALKLGKHNGNLGNAEFMRLITELDAIPVKVEEVLQSSHEVTKHIAKQFVDATNFLYLGRGYNFPSALEGALKLKEISYIHAEGYPAAEMKHGPIALIDENMPIVIIAPKQGHYDKIVSNVQEIKARKGKVIAVVNKGDQQVAEMADYVIEMPETSECFSPIVAAIPLQLLSYYVAVYRGANVDQPRNLAKSVTVE, from the coding sequence ATGTGCGGAATTGTTGGATATACTGGTTTTAGAGATGCTTACGATATCGTAATTAGTGGACTAAGACGTTTAGAATATAGAGGTTACGATAGTGCAGGAATTGTACTTGAAAATAAAAATAATGATTTTGAAGTTCAAAAAACCAAAGGAAAAGTTGATGATTTGGTGGCTATTTCAGAATCAATGAAAGGAACCTCCCACATCGGTATGGGACACACCCGTTGGGCAACACATGGTGTACCTAGTGATAGAAACTCGCATCCGCATTTATCAAACGACGGCAAAATTGCTTTAGTACATAATGGGATCATCGAAAATTATGATACCATCAAAACAATGCTTGTTGGAAATGGTTTTGAGTTTAAATCAGAAACGGATACTGAGGTTTTAGTCAACTTAATTCAATATTTCACAGATAAAAATCCTTCAGCTGATTTCGCTTCATCTGTTAGAGCTGCACTTAACGAAGTTTATGGCGCTTATGCAATTACAGTGATGCACGAAGATTTCCCAGGAGAATTAATCGTTGCAAGATTGGGATCACCACTGGCAATAGGGCTCGGAGAAAATGAGTTCTTTATAGCGTCCGATGCTTCACCTTTTGTAGAATATACAAAAGAAGCTGTATATCTTGAAGAAGGACATATGGCAACCATTTCATTGGAAAAAGGTGTGAATATCTACACTATCAAAGACAACGAAAAAATAGAACCCGCTATTCAGGAACTTAGATTAAATCTTGAGCAAATTGAAAAAGGAGGCTATGAACATTTCATGTTAAAAGAAATCTTTGAACAACCAAAATCAATTCTTGATACCATGAGAGGAAGACTTTTGGTTAACGAAGGTATTATTAAAATGGCTGGTATCTGGGATCACCTTGATCGTATTAATAAAGCGGAAAGAATTATCATCATTGCTTGTGGTACTTCTTGGCATGCTGGTCTTATTGGTGAATATCTTATCGAAGAGTTTGCAAGAATTCCTGTTGAGGTAGAATATGCATCAGAATTTAGATATAGAAACCCCATTATTGGTCCGAAAGATGTCGTTATAGCGATTTCTCAATCTGGAGAAACAGCTGATACAATGGCGGCTATCAAATTAGCCAAAGAGAAAGGCGCTTTTGTATATGGTATTTGTAATGTTGTAGATTCTTCTATTGCAAGAGTAACAGATGCAGGATCTTACACGCATGCTGGTCCAGAGATAGGGGTGGCTTCTACAAAAGCCTTCACTGCTCAGTTAACAATTTTGTCTTTAATCGCTCTTAAATTAGGAAAGCATAATGGCAACTTAGGCAATGCAGAGTTTATGCGTTTAATTACAGAATTAGATGCTATCCCAGTTAAAGTTGAAGAAGTATTGCAATCTTCTCACGAGGTTACCAAACATATTGCTAAACAATTTGTTGATGCGACCAACTTCTTATATTTAGGTAGAGGCTATAACTTCCCATCTGCATTAGAAGGGGCGCTTAAACTTAAAGAAATTTCTTACATCCATGCCGAAGGTTATCCTGCAGCTGAGATGAAGCACGGTCCAATTGCATTGATCGACGAGAACATGCCTATCGTAATTATTGCGCCAAAACAAGGACATTATGATAAAATCGTAAGCAACGTACAAGAAATTAAAGCTAGAAAAGGTAAAGTTATCGCTGTAGTTAACAAAGGCGATCAGCAAGTTGCAGAAATGGCAGATTATGTTATCGAAATGCCAGAAACTTCAGAATGTTTCTCGCCAATAGTAGCGGCAATTCCATTACAATTATTGTCCTATTATGTTGCGGTCTATCGTGGTGCAAATGTTGACCAGCCAAGAAATCTTGCAAAATCTGTAACAGTTGAATAA
- a CDS encoding DUF4270 family protein, producing the protein MINKFKNLIKLGGVLALTLVAVSCESEMDNLGEQLFDGNSAEGVEKTFGIVAYNINNGDVIRTDASQLAYATLGAFNEPAFGMQKSSYVSQVRMSSDNFDFGTNAVLDSAVLVMTPLYNSDSLVTTTNEDYIYPDGNVAAKKVVKTYPVTKYGKLEIGGEKTKFNIKVREVEDFLGAYSDKVNSNKMVNVNANVIGAKVFDGTINSVVITKDDGGSELLNRDVSLRIPLDKDFFQTKIIAKNKQPELANAASFIRYFKGIQISVDETDGYIFKFTPAGNSIKLYYKKDVPQSDGTVKRESFDYELSLAGSNAKFNQIEYNRLGTPYKAAMETISQDGQPQLFAQGMGGSSFGLKIPAQTVAQLRDLYKNDKTAIVTAKIRIYTDTSIWANAYEKPRYFTVKETGSTELLSDMSVLANTNYLLIKSYDLDKELAYYDIGITKTLKDIIEQGKEAKDLVVDLGSYLNSASTGEILGVDYTDRAYTPNRMIFKGTDFDNIGKEISNSQFVQLKVAYSKKQTN; encoded by the coding sequence ATGATAAATAAATTTAAAAACCTAATCAAATTAGGTGGGGTGCTAGCTTTGACTCTAGTAGCTGTAAGTTGCGAATCCGAAATGGATAACCTTGGAGAGCAACTTTTCGATGGGAATAGTGCAGAAGGTGTTGAGAAAACTTTTGGTATTGTTGCCTACAATATTAATAACGGTGATGTCATTCGTACCGATGCTAGCCAGCTAGCCTATGCAACTTTAGGAGCTTTTAATGAACCTGCTTTCGGAATGCAAAAATCAAGCTATGTCAGCCAAGTTAGAATGTCAAGCGATAATTTTGATTTCGGGACAAATGCAGTTTTGGATTCTGCAGTTTTGGTTATGACGCCATTATATAACTCAGATTCTCTGGTTACAACAACCAATGAGGATTATATTTATCCAGATGGAAATGTTGCTGCAAAAAAAGTTGTGAAAACTTATCCAGTAACAAAATATGGCAAACTCGAAATCGGTGGTGAAAAAACTAAATTTAATATCAAAGTTAGAGAGGTCGAAGATTTTTTAGGAGCTTATTCAGATAAAGTGAATTCTAACAAAATGGTCAATGTGAACGCTAATGTAATAGGGGCAAAGGTTTTTGATGGGACTATTAATTCTGTAGTGATAACAAAAGATGATGGCGGATCAGAGTTGCTTAATAGAGATGTTAGCCTACGTATTCCTTTAGATAAAGATTTTTTTCAAACTAAAATTATTGCTAAGAATAAACAACCAGAGTTAGCAAACGCAGCTAGTTTTATTCGTTATTTTAAAGGAATTCAGATTTCGGTTGATGAAACAGACGGTTATATCTTCAAATTCACGCCGGCAGGTAATTCAATTAAATTATATTACAAAAAAGATGTTCCACAATCTGACGGAACTGTGAAAAGAGAAAGTTTTGATTATGAGTTAAGCTTGGCTGGCTCCAATGCTAAATTCAATCAAATCGAATATAATAGGTTAGGAACGCCTTATAAGGCAGCTATGGAGACTATTTCACAAGATGGTCAGCCGCAGTTGTTTGCACAAGGTATGGGAGGTAGTAGCTTTGGACTAAAAATACCGGCACAAACTGTTGCCCAATTACGTGACTTGTATAAAAACGATAAAACAGCCATTGTTACTGCTAAAATTAGAATATATACCGATACGTCTATTTGGGCGAATGCTTACGAAAAGCCACGATATTTTACGGTGAAAGAAACTGGTTCTACAGAATTGCTATCTGATATGAGCGTATTGGCTAATACCAATTATTTACTTATTAAATCTTATGATTTGGATAAAGAATTGGCCTATTATGACATCGGAATCACCAAAACGCTTAAAGATATTATTGAACAGGGTAAAGAAGCTAAAGATTTAGTTGTTGATTTAGGATCTTATCTTAATAGCGCTTCAACAGGAGAAATTCTTGGAGTTGATTACACAGATAGAGCTTATACACCTAATAGAATGATTTTTAAAGGAACGGATTTCGATAATATTGGTAAAGAAATTAGTAATTCTCAATTTGTTCAATTAAAAGTCGCTTATTCAAAAAAACAAACAAATTAA
- a CDS encoding glycogen/starch synthase codes for MPNQKILYVTTEMYPYHEGSNMGNMVNQMALKMHQEGNDVRVFMPRFGQISERKFQLHEVIRLSGMNIIINDLDQPLIIKVASLPGERLQVYFIDNEEYFKRKQLYFDDEEKAFEDNNERAVFFARGVIETIKKLNWVPDVIHINGWMASLIPIYLKTYYKDDTYFNDTKLVLSLYNETDAELGSNTKEILTFDNITELSSLDNPRFLGFVNDAMAYVDTIVKGDEFLIDSLDAAYGEASVEKSDYLSVDVISQVY; via the coding sequence ATGCCGAATCAAAAGATTTTGTACGTTACGACAGAGATGTATCCTTACCATGAAGGTTCTAACATGGGAAATATGGTCAACCAAATGGCGTTGAAGATGCATCAAGAAGGTAACGATGTGCGGGTTTTCATGCCAAGGTTTGGACAAATAAGCGAAAGAAAATTCCAATTACACGAAGTTATCAGACTATCAGGGATGAATATTATCATCAATGATCTAGACCAACCTTTAATTATTAAAGTGGCGTCTTTGCCAGGAGAAAGACTTCAAGTTTATTTCATCGATAACGAAGAGTATTTCAAAAGAAAGCAATTGTACTTCGATGATGAAGAAAAAGCTTTTGAAGATAACAACGAAAGAGCCGTATTCTTCGCAAGAGGTGTTATAGAAACAATTAAAAAACTTAATTGGGTGCCAGACGTTATTCATATCAACGGTTGGATGGCCTCTTTAATACCAATCTACTTAAAAACGTATTATAAAGATGATACTTATTTTAATGATACAAAATTGGTCTTGTCTCTTTATAATGAAACGGATGCTGAGCTAGGAAGCAACACAAAAGAAATTTTGACTTTTGATAATATTACTGAGTTATCTTCGTTAGATAATCCAAGGTTTTTAGGATTTGTGAACGATGCTATGGCTTATGTTGATACTATTGTTAAAGGTGATGAATTCTTAATAGACTCTTTGGATGCGGCTTATGGTGAAGCTTCAGTAGAAAAATCAGACTATCTTAGTGTAGATGTTATTTCGCAAGTATATTAA
- the panC gene encoding pantoate--beta-alanine ligase yields the protein MKILNNKAELLDFVADIKKQNKNIGFAPTMGALHNGHLSLYKVARENNDIVISSIFVNPTQFNNREDLEKYPRTIAHDIEKLKNSELVDAVYIPTVNDIYPNGLSSKQYNFNGLENEMEGAARPGHFDGVGTVIEALFGQIQPDDAYFGEKDYQQLKIIETLVKNLKLSVKIHGVAIHRQEDGLAMSSRNARLNNEEKNASTIIYKTLKQVNDWFRVISIPEIKERVVEIFEKQDNMELEYFLIADEENLKETDFFYKDKNYRAFIVVNVGKVRLIDNIHLE from the coding sequence ATGAAAATCTTAAACAACAAGGCCGAATTGCTAGACTTTGTCGCTGACATAAAAAAGCAAAACAAAAACATCGGTTTCGCGCCAACTATGGGCGCTTTACATAACGGACATCTATCTTTATATAAAGTTGCAAGAGAAAATAATGACATTGTTATCTCTTCCATTTTTGTAAATCCCACGCAGTTCAACAATCGTGAAGATCTAGAAAAATACCCACGAACCATTGCGCATGACATTGAAAAATTAAAAAATTCTGAATTGGTTGATGCAGTCTATATACCAACTGTTAACGACATCTACCCTAATGGGCTATCGAGCAAACAATACAACTTCAACGGCTTGGAAAACGAAATGGAAGGCGCAGCCCGCCCAGGACATTTCGATGGCGTCGGAACTGTCATCGAAGCCTTATTTGGCCAAATACAACCAGATGATGCTTATTTTGGCGAAAAAGATTATCAACAATTAAAAATCATCGAAACTTTAGTTAAAAATTTAAAACTTTCTGTTAAAATCCATGGTGTCGCCATCCACAGACAAGAAGATGGACTTGCAATGAGCTCGCGAAACGCAAGACTTAACAACGAAGAAAAAAATGCCTCTACCATCATTTACAAAACTTTGAAACAAGTCAATGACTGGTTCCGTGTCATTAGTATTCCTGAAATTAAGGAGCGTGTTGTCGAAATTTTTGAAAAACAGGACAATATGGAATTAGAATATTTCCTTATTGCCGACGAAGAAAACCTGAAAGAAACAGACTTTTTCTACAAGGACAAAAACTACAGAGCTTTTATCGTTGTTAACGTCGGAAAAGTAAGATTGATTGACAATATACATCTGGAGTAA
- a CDS encoding shikimate kinase: MIISLIGYMGSGKSHISKLLSQKINFKLIDLDHQIILKHQKKISEIFTEHGEIFFRKEEKSVLEDILKLDNDIVLSLGGGTPVYYNNMDLIKSKSKSVFLQASVSTLTDRLLRQKAKRPLIARLPDEDLPEFIAKHLFERNAFYNRAEFIINTNNKSPEDIVDEIMLALDLK, encoded by the coding sequence ATGATAATTTCCCTAATCGGCTACATGGGAAGCGGAAAATCACACATTTCCAAACTCTTAAGCCAAAAAATTAACTTCAAACTAATTGATCTAGACCATCAAATAATTTTGAAACATCAAAAAAAAATCTCCGAAATCTTCACTGAGCATGGCGAAATCTTCTTTAGGAAAGAAGAAAAATCAGTTCTGGAAGATATTTTGAAACTTGATAACGACATTGTATTGAGCCTTGGCGGCGGCACACCTGTATATTATAACAATATGGATTTGATTAAATCGAAATCCAAAAGTGTATTTTTACAAGCATCTGTTAGCACTTTGACAGATCGTCTTTTGCGACAAAAAGCCAAACGCCCTTTAATAGCCCGCTTGCCTGATGAGGATCTACCAGAATTTATAGCTAAACATTTGTTTGAGCGAAATGCCTTTTATAACCGTGCAGAATTTATTATTAATACAAATAATAAAAGCCCAGAAGACATTGTTGATGAAATCATGTTAGCTTTAGATTTAAAATAA
- a CDS encoding RNA-binding S4 domain-containing protein — MRIDKFLWSVRFYKTRSIAAEEIKKNRVSIGASTVKSSKEVKVGDIIKIRKNQIDYKIEILQIPKSRIGAKLVSLHVTDKTDKEQYEILKMRQSSQNYYRQRGEGRPTKKDRREIEGFLDTDEEKETAGVGDEESWDLYFKELNEDEED, encoded by the coding sequence ATGCGAATTGATAAATTTTTGTGGAGTGTAAGATTTTATAAGACCAGAAGCATTGCTGCAGAAGAGATAAAAAAGAATCGTGTTAGTATAGGTGCATCAACTGTAAAGTCTTCAAAAGAGGTTAAAGTAGGAGATATTATAAAAATCAGAAAAAATCAAATCGATTATAAAATAGAAATTCTGCAAATTCCCAAAAGCCGTATCGGTGCCAAATTGGTTTCTCTACACGTAACAGACAAGACAGATAAAGAGCAATACGAAATCCTGAAAATGCGTCAGAGTTCTCAAAACTATTATAGACAAAGAGGAGAAGGGCGACCAACCAAAAAAGACCGACGAGAAATTGAAGGTTTTCTCGATACTGATGAGGAAAAAGAAACCGCTGGGGTGGGCGATGAGGAATCTTGGGATTTGTACTTTAAAGAACTTAATGAAGACGAGGAAGATTAA
- the mtaB gene encoding tRNA (N(6)-L-threonylcarbamoyladenosine(37)-C(2))-methylthiotransferase MtaB, which yields MTERQQQPNTVAFHTLGCKLNFAETSTIARQLVDAGYEKVDFDQPAKVYIINTCSVTDNADKECKFHVKRAMKANPEGLVAIIGCYAQLKPEEISDIEGVDLVLGAKEKFNILSYLSDLEKSESSAEIHSCEIDEADFFIGSYSIGDRTRAFLKVQDGCDYKCTYCTIPLARGISRSDTIDNVVKNAQEIAAKDIKEIVLTGVNIGDYGKGEFGNKKHEHTFLDLISELDKVDGIERIRISSIEPNLLKDESIDLVSKSQSFVPHFHIPLQSGSDDLLKLMKRRYLTKIYSDRVSKIRDVMPDAAIGVDVIVGFPGETEELFMETYNYINSLPISYLHVFTYSERENTEAADMEGVVPIQERKKRNKMLRILSEKKKMAFYQTQLGKTLPVLWEHEDKNGYMYGFTENYVRVKKVFDAQSVNQIELLKLNKIDEDGVVFVESVFEDFLAKI from the coding sequence ATGACAGAACGACAACAACAGCCTAACACGGTGGCTTTCCATACTTTAGGTTGTAAGCTTAATTTTGCAGAAACATCAACTATTGCGCGCCAACTGGTGGATGCAGGTTACGAAAAGGTGGACTTTGACCAACCTGCAAAGGTTTATATTATCAATACATGCTCGGTTACTGATAATGCTGACAAAGAATGCAAATTTCATGTGAAGCGTGCAATGAAAGCTAATCCAGAAGGTCTAGTGGCTATTATTGGATGTTATGCGCAGTTAAAACCTGAAGAAATCTCAGATATTGAAGGTGTGGATTTGGTGCTTGGTGCCAAAGAAAAATTCAATATTTTAAGTTATCTCAGCGATTTAGAAAAATCAGAAAGCTCGGCAGAAATACATTCTTGTGAAATTGATGAAGCCGATTTTTTTATAGGTTCTTATTCGATTGGCGACCGCACACGTGCTTTTCTTAAAGTTCAGGATGGTTGCGATTACAAATGTACCTATTGCACAATTCCGTTAGCTAGAGGGATTTCGAGAAGTGATACCATCGATAATGTTGTGAAAAACGCACAAGAAATTGCTGCTAAAGATATTAAAGAAATTGTGTTGACGGGTGTCAATATTGGTGATTACGGAAAAGGAGAGTTTGGAAACAAAAAGCATGAACATACTTTTCTGGATTTAATTTCAGAATTGGACAAAGTTGACGGTATCGAAAGAATTCGTATTTCTTCAATTGAACCCAATCTTTTAAAAGACGAAAGCATAGATTTAGTCTCAAAAAGCCAAAGTTTTGTGCCGCATTTTCATATTCCGTTGCAGAGTGGAAGCGATGATCTTTTGAAGCTGATGAAGCGCCGTTACCTTACCAAAATTTACTCGGATCGGGTATCAAAAATTCGTGACGTTATGCCAGATGCAGCAATTGGTGTCGACGTTATTGTTGGTTTTCCTGGAGAAACGGAAGAACTTTTTATGGAAACTTATAATTACATTAACTCTTTACCCATTTCGTATTTGCATGTTTTTACGTATTCTGAAAGAGAAAATACCGAGGCGGCTGATATGGAAGGCGTTGTGCCAATCCAAGAACGAAAAAAGCGTAACAAAATGTTGAGAATTCTTTCTGAGAAAAAGAAAATGGCTTTTTACCAAACCCAGTTAGGTAAAACTTTGCCTGTACTTTGGGAGCATGAAGACAAGAATGGTTACATGTACGGATTTACAGAGAATTATGTTCGTGTGAAAAAGGTTTTTGACGCGCAGTCGGTTAATCAAATAGAATTACTAAAACTTAATAAAATAGATGAGGACGGCGTCGTGTTTGTTGAGTCGGTTTTTGAAGATTTTTTAGCTAAGATTTAA
- a CDS encoding DUF6496 domain-containing protein, producing the protein MTTKKYSKKAQEKIAEVMHEYKEGELKTSSGKKVTDRKQAVAIGISEAREKALKVPKEPIENKKPTKKSI; encoded by the coding sequence ATGACAACAAAAAAATATTCTAAAAAAGCACAGGAAAAGATTGCAGAAGTAATGCATGAGTATAAAGAAGGTGAGCTTAAAACCAGTTCGGGTAAAAAAGTGACCGATAGAAAACAAGCGGTTGCCATTGGGATTTCTGAAGCTAGAGAAAAAGCTTTGAAAGTCCCAAAAGAACCTATTGAAAATAAAAAGCCAACTAAAAAGTCAATTTAA